In the Advenella kashmirensis WT001 genome, one interval contains:
- a CDS encoding DsbC family protein, translating into MGLNWINARTVQRYQRAALAGLLTLAAGAFAVPAVQAQTADNAKLESVREAVKKAFDVEVTRVQPTDYANLYEVQLGGNIVYTNEKAEFVLAGNLVDAKTKRDVTTERIEEISKVDFSTLPLAQAVKLVKGSGARKMAVFEDPNCGYCKKLHKELATMDNVTVYTFLFPILAPDSVTKANNVWCAKDQATVWTDWMNKGVEPPEATCETPIEKNLALGQKLAVQGTPAIFFESGTRINGYVPAARLNQELDRK; encoded by the coding sequence ATGGGATTGAATTGGATAAACGCACGCACCGTGCAGCGGTACCAACGGGCGGCGCTGGCAGGCTTGCTGACGCTGGCCGCAGGTGCTTTTGCCGTGCCGGCGGTACAGGCACAAACGGCTGATAATGCAAAGCTGGAAAGCGTTCGGGAAGCAGTCAAAAAGGCCTTCGATGTTGAAGTGACCCGCGTTCAGCCGACCGATTATGCCAATCTGTATGAAGTGCAACTGGGTGGCAATATCGTGTATACCAACGAAAAGGCCGAGTTTGTGCTGGCCGGCAATCTGGTCGACGCCAAAACAAAACGCGATGTAACCACCGAGCGGATCGAGGAAATTTCCAAAGTGGATTTTTCCACCTTGCCACTGGCTCAGGCAGTCAAGCTGGTCAAGGGGAGCGGTGCGCGCAAGATGGCCGTGTTCGAGGATCCCAACTGCGGCTATTGCAAAAAACTGCATAAGGAACTGGCGACGATGGATAACGTCACCGTGTATACCTTTCTGTTTCCCATCCTGGCACCCGATTCTGTGACCAAAGCCAACAACGTATGGTGCGCCAAAGACCAGGCCACTGTATGGACAGACTGGATGAACAAGGGTGTTGAACCGCCTGAGGCTACCTGCGAGACACCCATCGAGAAAAATCTCGCCTTGGGCCAGAAACTGGCTGTCCAGGGTACGCCTGCCATCTTCTTTGAAAGTGGTACTCGCATCAACGGCTATGTACCGGCCGCCCGGCTCAATCAGGAACTGGATCGCAAGTGA
- a CDS encoding anthranilate synthase component II, which produces MLLMLDNYDSFTYNLVQYFGELGQDVHVVRNDQMTVAQIAELNPERLCVSPGPCSPAQAGVSVELIKHFAGKIPVLGVCLGHQSIGAAFGGKIIRAKQIMHGKTSEITHDGSVLFRNIPSPHTVIRYHSLAIERESLPSCLRITAETADGEIMAIEHTSLPVYGVQYHPESILSEHGHALLQNFLDIHP; this is translated from the coding sequence ATGCTGCTCATGCTCGATAATTACGATTCGTTTACCTACAATCTGGTGCAATATTTTGGCGAACTGGGCCAGGACGTTCATGTGGTGCGTAACGACCAGATGACCGTTGCGCAAATTGCCGAACTCAATCCCGAACGCCTTTGTGTCTCGCCCGGCCCCTGCTCGCCTGCCCAGGCCGGTGTCTCGGTCGAACTCATCAAACACTTCGCAGGTAAAATACCGGTGCTGGGCGTGTGCCTGGGACACCAGTCCATCGGCGCCGCTTTCGGCGGTAAAATCATCCGTGCCAAGCAGATCATGCACGGCAAGACTTCAGAAATTACCCATGATGGATCCGTACTGTTTCGCAACATTCCTTCGCCCCATACCGTGATTCGCTACCATTCACTGGCAATCGAACGCGAGTCATTGCCCAGTTGCCTGCGTATTACGGCAGAAACAGCCGACGGGGAAATCATGGCGATAGAGCATACCAGCCTGCCGGTTTATGGCGTACAGTACCATCCTGAATCCATTCTCAGCGAACATGGCCATGCCCTGTTGCAAAACTTTCTGGATATTCACCCATGA
- the trpC gene encoding indole-3-glycerol phosphate synthase TrpC: MNDILEQILSVKKEEVAMQRQFRSEADLLREAQARKDVRGFANALREKIRQKKTAVIAEVKKASPSKGVIRPNFNPAEIAHTYAAHGATCLSVLTDVQFFQGSSDYLRQARAACPLPVLRKDFMIDPYQIINARALGADCILLIVAALPADQLKEMEAVAQELDMDVLIEVHDRAELDIALDMKSSLIGINNRNLRTFETTLQTTLDLLPHIPEGRFVITESGIHAPEDVRSMHENGVYGFLIGEAFMRETDPGITLESFIVNH, from the coding sequence ATGAACGATATTCTTGAACAGATTCTCAGCGTAAAAAAAGAAGAAGTCGCTATGCAGCGCCAGTTCCGCAGCGAAGCAGATCTGCTGCGCGAAGCCCAGGCGCGCAAGGATGTGCGCGGTTTTGCCAATGCGCTGCGTGAAAAGATCAGACAGAAAAAAACGGCTGTCATCGCTGAAGTAAAAAAAGCGTCGCCATCAAAAGGCGTAATCCGGCCCAATTTCAACCCTGCCGAAATCGCCCACACCTATGCCGCCCATGGCGCGACGTGTCTGTCAGTGCTGACCGATGTGCAGTTTTTCCAGGGCTCCAGCGATTATCTGCGCCAGGCGCGCGCGGCCTGCCCGCTACCGGTGCTGCGCAAAGACTTCATGATTGATCCCTATCAGATCATCAATGCCCGCGCACTGGGCGCCGACTGCATCCTGCTGATCGTCGCCGCTTTGCCGGCCGACCAGCTCAAGGAAATGGAAGCGGTTGCGCAGGAACTGGACATGGATGTCCTGATCGAGGTGCACGACCGGGCCGAACTGGATATCGCCCTGGACATGAAATCGTCGCTGATCGGCATCAATAACCGCAATCTGCGCACCTTCGAGACTACCTTGCAAACCACGCTGGACCTGCTGCCGCATATTCCCGAGGGGCGTTTTGTCATTACCGAAAGCGGCATCCACGCCCCCGAGGACGTGCGCAGCATGCATGAGAACGGAGTCTATGGGTTCCTGATCGGCGAAGCGTTCATGCGGGAAACCGATCCAGGCATCACACTTGAGTCATTTATCGTGAATCATTGA
- the trpE gene encoding anthranilate synthase component I encodes MTEIEFNALAAQGFNRIPIIKETYADLDTTLGIYLKLAHTGKEAGRMTCLLESVVGGEQFGRYSFIGLPAKTVIRATGDLTEVLTNGEVTETHRGDPLSFIQEFKKRIKVALRPGIPRFAGGLAGYFGYDTIRHIEPSLGPNVKPYPHGQKEGVPDIMLMQVDELVIVDNVIGRTYLMIYADPNEPESYSKAQKRLLELRARLRHPVEIPYSLPSLQTTEIRDFKKEDYLKAVLKAKEYIAAGDLMQVQVGQVIAKPFRDSPLSLYRALRSLNPSPYMYFWNFGDFHVVGSSPEILVRQETFTENAEEKTAITIRPLAGTRKRGETPEEDAALADELRADPKEIAEHVMLIDLARNDVGRVAETGTVEVTDQMAIERYSHVMHLVSNVKGILKPGMDAIDVLRASFPAGTLTGAPKVRAMELIDELEPVRRGIYGGAAGYLSYNGTMDVAIAIRTGVIKNGMLYVQAAAGIVADSDPEKEWQETEAKARAVLRAAEQVQYGLDQPI; translated from the coding sequence ATGACTGAAATTGAATTTAATGCACTCGCAGCACAAGGCTTCAACCGCATCCCGATCATCAAGGAAACCTACGCCGATCTTGACACCACGCTTGGCATCTACCTGAAACTGGCTCACACCGGCAAAGAAGCTGGTCGCATGACCTGCCTGCTTGAGTCGGTAGTTGGGGGCGAGCAGTTCGGTCGCTATTCCTTTATCGGCCTGCCGGCCAAAACAGTCATCCGCGCGACAGGCGATCTGACCGAAGTACTGACCAATGGCGAAGTCACCGAAACCCATCGCGGCGATCCGCTGAGCTTCATCCAGGAATTCAAAAAACGCATCAAGGTGGCCCTGCGCCCGGGCATCCCCCGCTTTGCCGGCGGCCTGGCGGGCTATTTCGGCTACGACACCATTCGTCATATCGAACCGTCCCTGGGCCCCAACGTCAAACCGTATCCTCATGGCCAGAAGGAAGGCGTACCCGATATCATGCTGATGCAGGTCGATGAACTGGTCATTGTCGACAATGTGATCGGCCGCACCTACCTGATGATATACGCCGATCCGAATGAGCCCGAAAGCTACAGCAAGGCCCAGAAACGACTGCTTGAACTGCGTGCCCGCCTGCGCCATCCGGTGGAAATTCCCTACAGCCTGCCCAGCCTGCAAACGACCGAAATCCGCGACTTCAAGAAAGAAGACTACCTGAAGGCAGTGCTCAAGGCCAAGGAGTATATTGCTGCAGGTGACCTGATGCAGGTCCAGGTCGGCCAGGTCATTGCCAAGCCCTTCCGGGATTCACCACTGTCGCTCTACCGCGCCCTGCGCTCCCTGAATCCTTCTCCCTACATGTATTTCTGGAACTTCGGCGACTTTCACGTCGTGGGCTCGTCACCGGAAATTCTGGTGCGCCAGGAAACGTTCACCGAAAACGCCGAAGAGAAAACCGCCATCACTATTCGTCCGCTGGCCGGCACGCGCAAGCGCGGTGAAACACCGGAAGAAGATGCGGCACTGGCCGACGAGCTGCGCGCCGATCCCAAGGAGATCGCCGAGCACGTCATGCTGATTGATCTGGCCCGCAATGATGTGGGGCGTGTGGCAGAAACCGGCACTGTGGAAGTAACCGACCAGATGGCCATTGAACGCTATTCACACGTGATGCATCTGGTATCGAACGTCAAGGGTATCCTCAAGCCGGGCATGGACGCCATCGACGTGCTGCGCGCCAGCTTTCCGGCAGGCACCCTGACCGGTGCGCCCAAAGTGCGCGCCATGGAACTGATCGATGAACTGGAACCCGTGCGACGCGGCATCTATGGCGGCGCTGCCGGCTATCTGAGCTACAACGGCACAATGGATGTGGCCATCGCGATCCGCACCGGCGTCATCAAAAACGGCATGCTCTATGTACAGGCCGCCGCCGGCATCGTCGCCGACTCCGACCCTGAAAAAGAATGGCAGGAGACCGAAGCCAAGGCCCGCGCCGTGCTGCGCGCCGCCGAACAGGTGCAATACGGTCTGGATCAACCCATCTGA
- a CDS encoding phosphoglycolate phosphatase, translating into MSIHAALFDLDGTLVDSIPDLAQAANAMRIKLGLSPLHQELIAQFVGKGIDNLVRRAMTGGDEQAVMTAEAFIVAREHFIDAYHQVNGDHSTVFEGVLEGLKSMKAAGIRLAVVTNKPTVFTEQLLIQTGLRSFFDAIVSGDTCPTRKPDAGPVLHACFLLEVAPTDCVFIGDSINDAQAAQAAGMPVLIVPYGYNEGNSVQNLKVNDIVETIVEAAQWIERHNASADQPDLLT; encoded by the coding sequence ATGAGTATCCACGCCGCACTGTTCGACCTTGACGGCACCCTGGTCGACTCTATCCCCGATCTGGCCCAGGCAGCCAATGCCATGCGTATCAAGCTGGGGCTGTCACCACTGCACCAGGAGCTGATTGCCCAGTTTGTCGGCAAAGGCATCGATAACCTGGTGCGTCGCGCCATGACCGGTGGCGACGAGCAAGCCGTGATGACCGCAGAGGCATTCATTGTTGCCCGCGAACATTTCATTGATGCGTACCATCAGGTCAATGGCGATCATTCCACAGTATTCGAAGGCGTGCTCGAGGGGCTCAAGTCAATGAAGGCTGCCGGTATACGCCTGGCTGTTGTCACCAACAAACCCACCGTATTTACCGAGCAATTGCTGATTCAGACCGGATTGCGATCGTTTTTTGACGCAATCGTCTCCGGTGACACCTGCCCGACCCGCAAGCCGGATGCCGGCCCCGTGCTGCATGCCTGCTTTCTGCTGGAAGTTGCACCAACAGACTGCGTTTTTATCGGTGACTCCATCAATGACGCCCAGGCAGCGCAAGCCGCAGGCATGCCGGTACTCATTGTTCCTTATGGTTATAACGAAGGAAACAGTGTACAAAACCTGAAAGTCAATGATATAGTAGAGACTATCGTCGAGGCGGCCCAGTGGATTGAACGCCACAACGCATCGGCAGACCAACCTGATTTATTAACGTAA
- a CDS encoding pyrimidine 5'-nucleotidase yields the protein MICTPLIKPLQPLVRHSRTPRVWLFDLDNTLHDASHAIFGHINQSMTRAVMQSLDIEEDEATVLRKTYWARYGATLIGMVRHHNVKAADFLHLSHDFDIAGNTKIEKNLSAMLNAVPGIKYVVTNAPMHYARIVLDRLNVRHCFAGICSINEMCLQGRFRPKPSPALMQQLLVQLQCEPTRTILVEDTLKNLKTAKQLHMKTVHIFHRGTPFSSMQRMRPAYVDLRVNSVQQLLTHPFALSA from the coding sequence GTGCGTCACAGTCGCACCCCGCGAGTATGGCTGTTTGACCTGGACAACACACTGCACGATGCCTCGCACGCTATCTTCGGGCACATAAACCAGAGCATGACGCGGGCCGTCATGCAATCGCTGGATATTGAAGAAGACGAGGCAACCGTTTTACGCAAGACCTATTGGGCACGCTATGGTGCCACGCTGATCGGGATGGTGCGACATCACAATGTGAAAGCCGCCGATTTCCTGCATTTGAGCCATGACTTTGATATCGCAGGCAACACCAAAATCGAAAAAAACCTGTCGGCCATGCTCAATGCCGTGCCGGGCATCAAGTATGTGGTCACGAATGCGCCCATGCATTACGCCAGAATCGTTTTGGACCGCCTGAATGTACGTCACTGTTTTGCGGGCATCTGTTCCATCAACGAAATGTGCCTGCAGGGCCGGTTCCGGCCCAAACCCTCACCGGCGCTAATGCAGCAGTTGCTGGTGCAGCTGCAATGCGAGCCGACTCGCACCATTCTGGTCGAGGACACGCTGAAAAACCTGAAAACGGCCAAGCAGCTGCATATGAAAACCGTGCACATCTTTCATCGCGGCACGCCGTTCAGTTCCATGCAGCGCATGCGACCGGCCTATGTGGACCTGCGCGTCAACTCGGTCCAGCAACTGCTGACCCATCCTTTTGCCCTGTCAGCCTGA
- the apaG gene encoding Co2+/Mg2+ efflux protein ApaG, whose product MVNTMTVEVTPRYLEEQSDPSRSQYVFAYTVRIRNTGTAAAQVISRHWVITDGDEKIQEVRGLGIVGEQPLIAAGDMYEYTSGCPLNTPFGTMKGSYHCVGENGVPFDVDIPEFILTLPRTLH is encoded by the coding sequence ATGGTAAATACAATGACGGTGGAAGTCACACCGCGCTATCTCGAAGAACAGTCCGACCCGTCTCGCTCGCAGTATGTTTTTGCCTATACCGTGAGAATTCGCAATACCGGTACAGCGGCCGCGCAGGTTATCAGCCGTCACTGGGTCATTACCGATGGCGATGAGAAAATACAGGAGGTGCGCGGGCTGGGCATTGTCGGCGAACAGCCGCTGATTGCCGCTGGCGACATGTACGAATACACCAGCGGGTGTCCGCTAAATACCCCTTTTGGCACCATGAAGGGCAGCTACCACTGTGTGGGTGAAAACGGTGTCCCGTTCGACGTGGACATTCCAGAATTCATTTTGACGCTCCCGCGAACGCTGCACTGA